The genomic segment ACCATTATCCTTGAACTTAAGCTTCTTGCTGACGTCGGACTGGTAGGATTTCCCAATGCAGGAAAGTCCACACTTCTCTCATCACTCTCCAGCGCACGCCCGAAAATCGCCAACTACCCGTTCACCACGCTCGAACCCTCACTCGGCATTGTCAGCTATCACGACCAGAAGTCGTTTGTCATGGCAGACATTCCCGGCATTATTGAAGGGGCAAGCGAGGGGAAAGGGTTGGGATTGCGCTTCCTGAGGCATATCGAACGCAACTCCCTGCTGCTGTTCATGGTTCCCGGCGACACTGACGACATCAAGAAAGAATACGAGATTCTGCTCAACGAGTTGAAGAAATTCAATCCCGACATGCTCGACAAACATCGCGTGTTAGCTGTGACAAAAAGCGATTTGCTTGACGATGAACTCATTGAGATGCTCAGCGAACATTTGCCTGAAGACGTGCCGACCGTATTCATCTCGTCGGTCACCGGAAAAGGGCTCAACGAACTGAAAGACATCTTATGGAAAGAACTCAACAGCGAGAACAACAAGTTGCAAGCCATCATGGCTGAAGACACACTCGTGCACCGCGACAAGGACATGACCGTCTTTGCCAGAGAGATGCAAGCAGAAGGAGAAGATGAGGAGATTGAATATGTGGATGTGGAAGACATTGACGACTTGGAGGATTTTGAATACGAAGACTGATGCGCCCACAACTGAATCATTATCACCTGGTCCCACACATCATTGCATTCAGCACCACCCGACACGGAGGCACGAGCACTGGAAATTATGCTGAATTCAACATCAACAGGTATTGTGGTGATGATGAAAGGGCTATCGAAGACAATCGCCTGTTGCTCTGTAAAGAACTGGGCATCGCGCCTACACACTTGGTCTATCCACACCAAGTTCATCAGACAACCATCCGACAAATCACACCTGAATTCCTGTCGCTCCGCGATGATGCGAAAGAAGCATTCATCGATGGGGTTGATGCGCTGATGACCGACGTCAGCGGCATCTGCATCGGCGTGTCCACTGCCGACTGCATCCCGGTCATCATCTATGACCCGGAACGGCATGCCGTTGCCGTTGTCCATGCAGGATGGCGCGGGACAGTGGCTGCCATCGTGCAAAAAACGGTGGAGACGATGTGCCGGGCGTACAGCTGCGCTCCCAAAGAGCTCCGTGCTGTCATCGGCCCGGGCATTTCAAAAAAACATTTTGAGGTCGGAGATGAGGTCTATGAGGATTTTCTGCAAGCCGGCTTCGACATGGATGCATTGGCTGAAAGATATCCTGCCCGGGCAAATTCTGACACGACAGCCACGCACACCTATAAATGGCACATTGACCTGCCGCTATGTAACCAGATGCAACTGCTGAGAATGGGAGTTCCTGACAAGAACATCTACATGTCACGAATCTGTACGTACGAACAGGCTGACGACTACTTTTCCGCACGTAGGCTGGGTATCAACAGCGGGCGTATATTCACTGGTGCCATGATGAAAGAAGACTGACTCTCGCCTGCCCTACCTGCTGTTTTGCGCATCAACGCCTTTTCGCACGCTGCTCCCGATATTTTGCTTTCTGCCGCGCAGAACCGCTGCCATGTGCACCGGTGATATATTTCTTCTTTTTTGCCTTGGTCTTTACCTTCTCAGCATCCCGTCCACCGTTTTTCGATGCACCGCCCTTGAACACAACGCCACCACCGGCAATGATTTCATCTATATCACTCATACCGCCCTATCAATGATGAAACAGTCTCACACCTGTAAATGCCATCGCAATGCCATACTTGTCACACGTCATGATTACATGGTCGTCACGAACCGAGCCTCCTGCCTGTGCAATATACTGAACACCACTCTTATGAGCCCGCTCAATATTGTCGCCGAACGGAAAGAAGGCATCGCTGGCTAAACTCACCTGCGTGTTTTGTGCTATCCACTCACGCTTCTCATCCATCGTCAGAGGTTCGGGCTGACGGGTGAAGAACTGCTGCCATGAACCATCGCGCAACACGTCTTCTGCCTCATCGCCGATATACAAATCTATCGTATTGTCGCGGTCTGCACGACGAATGCCCTCAACGAAAGGAAGTGACATCACCTTCGGATGCTGCCGCAGCCACCAGATGTCTGCCTTCTGTCCGGCAAGGCGCGTGCAATGGATGCGACTCTGTTGTCCGGCACCGATGCCGATGGCCTGACCATCTTTTGCGTAGCACACGGAATTACTCTGCGTATATTTCAGCGTTATCAGTGCGATGAGCAAGTCGCGACGGGCTTCAGGAGTAAACTCCTTATTCTTGGTAGGAATATTCTCAAACAAGACTGGCGAAGTCAGGTCTATCTCGTTACGACCCTGTTCGAAAGTGATGCCAAACACTTGTTTGCACTCCGTCGGAGCGGGCTTATACGTCGCATCGATTTTAATCACATTATATTTCCCGTTGCGCTTTGCCTGAAGAATGGCAAGAGCCTCGGGAGTAAAGCCCGGAGCAATCACGCCGTCCGACACCTCTCGCTTCAACAGCAACGCCGTCGCCTCATCACACTCGTCTGACAACGCCACAAAGTCGCCATAGCTACTCATGCGATCGGCACCACGGGCACGCGCATAAGCCGATGCTATCGGCGAGAGTTCCACTGGCAGGTCGTCCACAAAATAGATCTTCCGCAACGTCGTACTCAGAGGCAAACCGACTGCTGCTCCCGCCGGCGACACATGCTTGAACGATGCTGCCGCAGGCAAACCCGTGGCTTGCTTCAACTCTCGCACCAACTGCCAGGCATTCAGGGCATCGAGAAAATTGATATAACCCGGAGCACCCGAGAGCACTTCGACAGGCAGCTCTCCCTGCTCCATGAATATTCGCGAAGGTTTCTGATTTGGATTACATCCGTACTTTAACGCAAGTTCTTTCATGACACTGATTTTTTCTTGGCACAAATTTAGAAAAAAATCCCGAATTATGACGCCATTACATCAAGAAATGCCACTTCGCAAAAAAAAAAACAACACTCCCAAATCGGTCATCGGACAGAAAAAAGAATTATTTACGACAAAACTCAAAACAAACGACTGTTTCACGACAGAAACACCTGCATAAACATACAGAAACACCGTATAAATATAACACCTGAACTTTCGTTTTCCAAAAGTTCAACTTT from the Prevotella sp. Rep29 genome contains:
- the obgE gene encoding GTPase ObgE, whose translation is MAESNFVDYVKICCRSGKGGRGSMHLRHVKYNPNGGPDGGDGGDGGSIYLRGNHNYWTLLHLRYQRHVFAEHGGNGGRDKCHGTNGKSQYIDVPCGTVVYNAETGKFVCDVMYDGQEVLLLKGGRGGLGNFQFRSSTNQAPRYAQPGEPMQEMTIILELKLLADVGLVGFPNAGKSTLLSSLSSARPKIANYPFTTLEPSLGIVSYHDQKSFVMADIPGIIEGASEGKGLGLRFLRHIERNSLLLFMVPGDTDDIKKEYEILLNELKKFNPDMLDKHRVLAVTKSDLLDDELIEMLSEHLPEDVPTVFISSVTGKGLNELKDILWKELNSENNKLQAIMAEDTLVHRDKDMTVFAREMQAEGEDEEIEYVDVEDIDDLEDFEYED
- the pgeF gene encoding peptidoglycan editing factor PgeF; the encoded protein is MRPQLNHYHLVPHIIAFSTTRHGGTSTGNYAEFNINRYCGDDERAIEDNRLLLCKELGIAPTHLVYPHQVHQTTIRQITPEFLSLRDDAKEAFIDGVDALMTDVSGICIGVSTADCIPVIIYDPERHAVAVVHAGWRGTVAAIVQKTVETMCRAYSCAPKELRAVIGPGISKKHFEVGDEVYEDFLQAGFDMDALAERYPARANSDTTATHTYKWHIDLPLCNQMQLLRMGVPDKNIYMSRICTYEQADDYFSARRLGINSGRIFTGAMMKED
- a CDS encoding phosphoribosylaminoimidazolecarboxamide formyltransferase, which codes for MKELALKYGCNPNQKPSRIFMEQGELPVEVLSGAPGYINFLDALNAWQLVRELKQATGLPAAASFKHVSPAGAAVGLPLSTTLRKIYFVDDLPVELSPIASAYARARGADRMSSYGDFVALSDECDEATALLLKREVSDGVIAPGFTPEALAILQAKRNGKYNVIKIDATYKPAPTECKQVFGITFEQGRNEIDLTSPVLFENIPTKNKEFTPEARRDLLIALITLKYTQSNSVCYAKDGQAIGIGAGQQSRIHCTRLAGQKADIWWLRQHPKVMSLPFVEGIRRADRDNTIDLYIGDEAEDVLRDGSWQQFFTRQPEPLTMDEKREWIAQNTQVSLASDAFFPFGDNIERAHKSGVQYIAQAGGSVRDDHVIMTCDKYGIAMAFTGVRLFHH